The stretch of DNA CCACAACTTTAGAAATTTGCCCCCTGTGACATTTATGGGTCTAGTTTTTTATACTTATCCTCAGAGTAACAATAACGGCAATAATATTTTGAGTGATTATTATGCACCAGGCTCTGTTTAAAGCCTTTTTATCATCAAAATTAATCTCTAAGGCAAGTgttattttactgatgaggaaactgagactcagagaagttaaggaacTTCCTAGAGCCACTCACTTAAGCAAACACCATTGACCAGCTACCAGGTCACAGTAAGGATTCGAGCTGGGGAGACTGGCTCCCAAACTGTGCTGTCTCCCTAACTCTCCCCGACGTGTGTTAGATGTGAATAAAGGGGAATCTCTACATAAAACGGGtgtttgtactttatttttcaaagaggTTATCTTCAGATCCCAGTGAAAATGGAGCAGAGTCAGATGAAGAGCCGCTCCTAAGAAAGAGTTCTCGTCGATTTgtcatcttcccaatccagtacCCTGACATTTGGAAAATGTATAAGCAGGCACAGGCATCCTTCTGGACAGCAGAAGAGGTAAGTAGCATCGCCGTCATCAGCAAACATGTTCTCTAGGGTAGTGTTCACATTTTCTATTACAGGATATTAACATTTTTGAACGTACATTGTAAAGTACCCTGGATAAGATCAGTTGTATATGATAATGTTTGAAATCCTGAGACTGAATACAGCGTTCTCCAATGTTTTGTGTTTAGACTTCTACCTACAAACATGTTTTCTTCTGCAAAAATGTCATCTCAGTCTGCCAGATTTTTACCTCTAATATGTTTTTGAacattgtccttttttttttttttggcatttttaatTCTTGGTTGAGCTGAATCTTTGTGGCTGCAtgcgagctttctctagttgaggtgagcgggggctactctttgccgCGGCGAGCATGCTGCTcgttgtggcggcttctcttgttgcggagcacaagctctaggtgcCTGGGCATCAGGAGTTACAGCACGTGGGCTTAGTAGCTGTGCTGCCCTGGCTTAGCTGCCCCGCAccatgtgggctcttcccagacctgggatcggacccttgtcccctgcactggcaggcagcttctcaTGCACTccaccaccaggcaagtcccattttccatttttgaaCAGACTTTTGGTTTGCTGTGACCAAATAAGACTAGTTTTTACTTCCAGTCCAtggaataagcaaataaataaataaatttgcagCTATAGCTGATGGTGCTGAAAGAGCTGCCACACAAGGAATTTGCCCAGGCAACGTACTCAACTTCTGAACTGCTGGCCGGAATTCACCATGCTCCTCCCTGTCTGGCTCTGCCCTCAGCCACATCAAACCTGGCATAACTGCCTGAGCAGACAGGACAGCTGTGGAATGTTTTCTCTTAGTGTGGCAATTTCCCCTAGGAAATGAATTGAACACAGCAAATTAGAAAATGCTCTCTGGTTTGGTAAGGACAGTTGGTCATGCAAGCAGTTGCTCCATAGTCTGCAAATAATCATTGTCTTCATATTTGAATGTGATGGATGATACCTGTATATCACTCTGTTCTCTGGGTGTGCATATTTTCCTGTATACTGCATATAGATATAACTTTGTATAGATATATTTGGATCTATCCATCTATTGGTATCTATGGATCtgtttatttacctttttttgttgttgagaaaTTGATTCTTTATATACACTGTTAAGAGTGCAGGTGCTGGAGCCAGCTGAGATACAAATCCTGGGTCTACCACGTACTAGCTGTCCACAGGGGAAGTTGCCCTGGGAAGCCGCTCTGTATCCTCGTCAGTAAACTGGGCTGATAGTACCTAGTTCATTGGGTGGTTGTGTGGATTCATTAACTGTGTAGAATGTTAGTGGGCATGTAGTGAGAACCAAGTAAATGCAAGCTACTAGTTTATACAGAATGGAGGAGATTGATACTAGATATCAGAAGGCACCAATTTTTGAAGCTTCTGTTACACTAATTTTATCCACCCACCCATTTTTGTTACTTTATATTTGTTAACATTATTAACATCTTTGTTATATTATAGTTAGCATGTAgagcaaaaaaaccccaaaacaaacaaaaaacccagtaTTTTCATATCGAGCCATAGTGGTAGGCACACCTGACGGTCCCTAACTGTGATTTTTAGAAAGCTTTTTGTTAAATGTCATTAAGAGAACAAATAGGTTACACAGGTGGCTTTTTCATTCATCATGTTAAAAAGGCACTTGTGATACTTGTGGAATTACATTTCATCAAGAAATTTCTTGGATCTTTTAAGAAGTGTACTATGTGTTGACTATGACTTAAAAATActacttttgaaaaattaaaatatacaggtTGGTACATATtttatgcttcccaggtggctcagtggtaaagaatccaactgtcaATGCAGAAaatgtggatttgattcctgggttgggaagatcccttggaggagaaaatgacaacccactccagtattcttgcctggaaaatcccacggacagaggagtctggtgggctacagtccacagggttgcaaagaggcagacatgactgagtgacctagCACACAGGCATGCGTGTATATTTTTTATAGACAGCTGATAGGAAGATTCAAATACATAATTAATCGGGAAGTCAAACACATTTTTAGTTCCATATATTATTCATTTAAACAAATTATGTAAGTTACAGTTTAATTATCTTTAGATTTCATTGTTTTACCAGTGATTTaccttttttcttaaatatgactGATCGCTCAAGACTTGATTCAGAAGACAaagttctgttttttgttttttttttttccttaaagctaTTTAGGCAgttctgtcggagaaggcaatggcaccccattccagtactcttgcctggaaaatcccatggatggaggagcctggtagtctgcagtccatggggtcactaagagtcagacacaactgagcaacttcactttcacttttcagtttcatgcattggagaaggaaatggcaacccactccagtgttcttgcctggagaatcccagggacgggggagcctgacaggctgccgtctatggggtcgcacagagtcggacacaactgaagcgacttagcagcagcagcaggcatttcTGTTACCAATAGTTTGCAATCAATCTTCAGATTGTGAAATTGAGAATTTATTCAAGTGAATAAAGCTGGGCAAAAAAATTTACCTTTTaggaatggaaaataatgtaGATAAGTTTAATATTTAAGAGTGAGCATAttgtaatattaaaatatagtgTCAGGAGTATAATACACAAAAACCAGGAAGATGTCAGCTTAACCTGAGTGAACTCTTAACATTATAGAATAGGACCTGACTTTTAgcttgcatattttaaaagatgcatgcaaatatttcctctctgCTCCATTGTATCCCCAGCATTTAGCAGTGCCTGTCATGTAGTTggtgttcagtaaacatttaaaacataaagtAATGGGAAAAGGATTTTGGAAAAGAACACAAATGATTGAAGAGATGAAACTAGTCTTTTTTGGAATAGTCAAAGAGATTAGGGctttttagaataaataaataaagagcaaaagacaattcagttcaattcagttgctcagtcgtgtcagactctttgcaaccccatgaaccacagcacaccaggcctccctgtccatcaccaactcccggagtccacccaaactcatgtccattgaatcggtgatgccatccgaccatctcatcctctgtcatccccttctcctcctgcccctgatccctcccagcatcagagtcttttccaatgagtgagctcttcgcatcaggtagccaaagtattggagtttcagcttcaacatcagtccttccaatgaacacccaggactgatctcctttaggatggactggttggatctccttgcagtccaagggactctcaagagtcttctccagcaccacagttcaaaagcatcaattcttctgcgctcagctttctttatagttcaactctcacatccatacatgaccaccggaaaaaccatagccttgactagatggacctctgttgacaaaacACATTTCAAATGTTTGTGAGATTATTATGAAACATTTGTAAGAGATCTTCCAGAGACAAAATCTACAAGGTACATTTAGagacaattttaaaattgtagaTTCTACCAAACTCTAGAGTACTTTACTGTTAATTCCAAGGACTAGTTCCaataaacattttccaaaatatttctatTCCCAGAGAAAGCTGTAcctataaattgttttaaaacccAGATTATTACCTGTCTGACATTACTTCTGGGTATAAAAGTAggttaactaaaaataaaaataaaaataaaagtaggttAACTAGCAGTAAAGTAGCAAGTACAACTGCTTCACAGGTGTCTAGTTATCTGTCTAACACGTTGGTAAATATTGTATAGAATGTTAAAGCCCTGGTTGCTGAAAATCATTAGTATATTCACCTCAGTTCCTTCTTGACCAGTTTCTAGCCTCTCTTTCCATTTTGccccttccttcatttcttctagattgCAGTTTTTCTCCCAACTTTATtgctataattgacatataacattgtatagtTATAAAGTATACAACATATTGCTTTAATACACTtatgtattgcaaaatgattaccaccatagTGTTAGTTAACACCTGCATCCCATCACatagttgccatttctttcatgTGGTTAGAATAGAGTAGGTTAATGTTTTGAAAGGACATCCTCGTCAGCTTCTCAATTAGCTAAAAGATAGAATTCTTCATAATGTTTTGATTTTGTTGTGTTCCTTTGTAACTGTGTTAGTTTGAGCTGATGTGATATAATAATATCATAAAGTAGATGgcttgcaaacagaagaaatttatttcttacagttctggaggctggagattCTAAGATCAAGGTGCCTACAGTTTTGATATCTGATGAGGGCTTGTTGCCTGGTTCATGTCTTCTTACTATGTCCACACATGGCAGAAGGGGCAAAGGAGTTCTCTGAGGTCTCTTATatcagggcactaatcccattcatgagggtgATCTAATCACTTCCCAGGGTTTCCTGGtggtttagcagtaaagaatctgtttgccaatgcaggagatgtgggttcgatccctgggtcaggaagatcccctggagaaaaaaatggcaacccactccaatattcttgcctggaaaataccatgaacagaggagcttggtgggctacagtccatggagtcacaaagaattggacatgacttagtgactacacagcaacaacaaatcacTTCCAAAAGGCTCCACCTCCAGATATCATCACATTGAGGATTAAGTTTCAGTATGGATTTTGAGTGGGCACAAATAGTTGATAGCAAGAGTaataacttttttcatttttcacattttgctGCAAAGATGTCCCACTTAACACTGGGACAGAAGTCAGTTTTCTATACTTTGAGAAGAATTTAAGTTAAactttttgaaaatctttttatttcaggTTGATTTATCAAAGGATCTTCCTCACTGGAACAAGCTCAAATCGGAAGAGAAGTATTTTATCTCTCACATCTTAGCCTTTTTTGCAGCCAGTGATGGAATTGTGAATGAAAATTTGGTGAGATTTGGTTTCTACTTTTGTTCTCATTCAGCAGTTAAATGACAGTAATGGCAGTAAGATAATCAGACTGAACCTGAAAAATGTCTAAGAAATTTATCAAATGAAGCTTAactcttgaaaaatttttttctgattaagtgTCAAAGGcaagttttcatttgtatttgaccccaccccccacaaatATCATGAAACCAAGCATATTGTACCAATAACGACTGCTTACAAGGCATAAGCATGAGTTTGTGTTTAGTCTTAGATAGTAATCCCAATAAAGAATCTGCACCTTAATAACCTTTCCAGAGCTCTTTAATAGAACACTGGGTCTGGCTCCCACTGTATTATGATTGGTTATAAGGCATGCTTTCTTACTAAAAAGAATGGGAAGATGCAAACTTTCGTTATCAACTGGTAGGGGCTTCAGTAGATCTACTTAAGGTCAATTCTACAAagcaaaataattgtttttggtagatgttctaaaatttatttggctttaTAGGTAGTATTTCCAACTTACAGGTCAATTTATTTAATTGCTTAAGAATACAGTATGCAACTAATTGTGGTGGGTTAATGGATTAAACAGTACCACTTAGAATAATTCATAAGGTCTTTCTGACCTGTTTGTGGCATCACAGGTGATTCTTAGGTGATAATTCTAATGTTCAGGTTCTGATATACAGTGTTTAATGAGAGCCCGTAGAATCGGATATATTTATTTCCCTTGTTTTTTTAGGTGGAGCGCTTTAGTCAGGAAGTACAGGTTCCAGAGGCTCGCTGTTTCTATGGCTTTCAAATTCTCATCGAGAATGTTCACTCAGAGATGTACAGTTTGCTAATAGACACTTACATCAGAGATCCCAAGAAAAGGTATTACTGCTGAGATTTTATTTACAAAGCTCTATCTATCACTTGGTTATGTTGATGTTAGGAAACTAAATATAGGGAAAGATTATTCAAATATGGAAGTTTAGGAATACACTATTTTCTATTACTCAGTAATGTGTTGGGTTAAAAAAAACTTGCATAGGACCAATAAATCTTTGgaaattataacttaaaaaactGTTCATCAGCACATTTtgtttagaaattaaatattCTAATTTAGTCAGTTTTGTGTCAGACCAGATTCAAACCACtaatttgagttttattttgaCTTCTATAGTTTATGGACTTGCCAAAATACAGAGAAACTCCGGATACTATGCATACCATAAATTGCACAGAATCAAATATAGTATGATTAAAAACAAGTGaattgggaatttcctggtggtccagtggttaagacttggaaCTTTCATTGCCATTTCAGGGctcaggttttgatccctggttggggaactaagatcctacaagtcttgtggtgcagccaaaaatgaaaacaaacaaaaaacccaagtgAATAACTTTGCCATTAATTCTTCTGTTTTTAcagagaatttttatttaatgcaATTGAAACAATGCCATATGTTAAGAAAAAAGCAGATTGGGCCTTGCGATGGATCGCAGATAGAAAATCTACTTTTGGTATGTaactttaatttatatttgatcAAATTTGCTTAGGTTATACAATACTATTTTACATGGTGTAATATCACTATTCCTAAGAATTAATTGGAAGCTGgtgaaaaaataatctaaatctgttatatattctgtttattaaattaaaagttgAAAGATTAAAAGGTCAGTGCATAATTTCAGGTAAAGATGAATATCTGGGACAACCCAGACAGATAGGGTggagagagaggtgggaaggacacatgtatacctgtggccaattcatgtggatgtatggcaaaaaccatcacaatattgtaaagtaattattctccaattaaaataaattaattaaaaaaaagaagaatcaaagaatCAGTCACATAGACTCGGACAAGAATATTAGAGCAAGACTATATGCTTTGAgtaatgttcatttttttccctaaaataaagCAAGTCAGAGTCCTAATATTTTTCAGAAACAAATATATAGATTAGTGCACTCAATTAAGGCAAGAACAGTTTGCAGTAACAggcttatttttcaaataagttaAATGCAGACACCTTGTGGGATGAATTGAGatccaataacatttttttaaggaaagaattaACATTGTCTCATATACAGtagttgctcaataaacatttattacattTAACTAAAATATTCAGGTATTTAATATAAGTAGCCCTAAGTACCTTTCTTATTCTTATCTATTTCACAATTGATTGTCTTTACTTTCTGGTTTTATTCATTATGTGCAGAAGGAGATCTCAAAATTTTCAGTTTGTACTCCTTtgcactcttaaaaattattgagggctccaaagtgattttatttatatggtTGTATctatggcagagaaggcaatggtacctcactccagtactcttgcctggaaaatcccatggacggaggaacatAGTAGCCTGCAGACATTtacatattagaaattaaaaccaagaaactttcaaaatatttactaattaatagatattaaattaacagtaacaatccattatattttaaaataaataatgtatatttatgcAAAGAaacactgtatttaaaaaaaatcagtgagaataacctagttttttatttttgcaaatcttTTTAATGTCTGCTTTATAGGAGGATGGCTGGATtatatctgcttctgcattcaattTGTTGCAGACTGTTGTTTTGGttgaagtatatgaagaaaatctaGCCTTATTCAGATATGTAGTTACAAAAGGGAGGAGTATTTTACCAGGTTTTTCAGATTGTTGTGATATATCATGTAGCCTCTGGAAAAACATCACTCTATATTAATGAGAGAATGATGGTAATAATGATAAGTAATGCCTTAGTATCACTGTGAAAATTGTTTTCACCTCATAGACCTCCTGGTCTGTGGATCTCCAGGGATTCCTGGCTAACACATTGAGAACCAGTGATTCAGTGTAAGATGTGGACAAGTAACTAGTATATCAGGGAAGAAACACATATGTGGCATTGCCTTGAGTTCATTTTGATAATGAgaaaagcagtggttctcaatgtGCATAAAAATCATCTGGAGAATTTTGGAAAAATTCTGCAGATTCCTGGTTCTCACCAGAGAGTGATCTGCATTTTATACCCAGCTAATTATctcacgtgaagagctgacttattggaaaagactctgatgctgggagggattaggggtaggagaagtggacaacagaggatgagatggctgagtggcatcaccgactcgatggacatgagtttgagtaagctctgggagttggtgatggacagggaggcctggcgtgctgcaatccatggggttgcaaagagtcggacacaactgagcaactgaactgaactgaattatttcaaaattgatTGAGAGGCACATGGTGAGAAACTGgctttagagaaaaacaaagggaaacatAAGTGTTCAATATGCAGTGAAGAGATCAGTGTGTCTAGGAAATGATGGAAAATTATGGTGTGCCTCGCAGGAAGCATGTTTTCATGACACTACCAGAGAAGTAAcctagaaagagagaaaatacaggAGGGCAGCAGTCATCCTATGGCAatctgcttagttttttaaaaagtgtcataTACcgcttactttaaaaatatctttaaagaactttaaaacattaaatatacagATTAAACTTTAATATATGTAATGAAATTACgttcaaacaacaaaaaagtataaGTTCTACAATCTTAATGCATTGCATCATAGAGGTTAGctgtatattaaaaatacatgcttCCGTATCTCTAAGACAAATCATGATGCCTTTGCAATTCATCATAGCTTTTATAAGAAGCATTTTGAAAGTCTCTTTGTGGTTCACATCTATTCTTGAAAATtcgtaaaaaaaaagaaaagaaaagaaggctaTTCTTTTTGGAGAGGATTATAGGATGATAaggggtgaagtgaagtgaagtctctcagtcgtgtctgactctttgcgtcggacacgactgagcgacttcacttcacttcactacttaTCATCCTATAATCCTCTCCAAAAAGAATAGCCTTCTgtaattatttctgttttgattttcattctgtAGCATTCatgtgtggagaaggcagtggtaacccactccagtactcttgcctggaaaatcccatggatagaggagcctggtaggctggagacCATGGGATCTCtaggaattggacatgactgagcagcttcgctttgagttttcactttcatgcattggagaaggcaatggccacccactccagtgttcttgcttggagaatcccagggacagggaagcctggtgggctgccatctatggggtctcacagaatcagacacgactaaagtggcttagcagcagcagcagcattcatgtGAATGCATAGCATAGTTAAAATGACAATGTTCCTCTTAGTCACACATGTATAAAATTATAGTCTTGTTCCCTTACAAATAAAT from Ovis aries strain OAR_USU_Benz2616 breed Rambouillet chromosome 9, ARS-UI_Ramb_v3.0, whole genome shotgun sequence encodes:
- the RRM2B gene encoding ribonucleoside-diphosphate reductase subunit M2 B isoform X2 — its product is MGDPERPEAARPQPEERLSSDPSENGAESDEEPLLRKSSRRFVIFPIQYPDIWKMYKQAQASFWTAEEVDLSKDLPHWNKLKSEEKYFISHILAFFAASDGIVNENLVERFSQEVQVPEARCFYGFQILIENVHSEMYSLLIDTYIRDPKKREFLFNAIETMPYVKKKADWALRWIADRKSTFGERVVAFAAVEGIFFSGSFAAIFWLKKRGLMPGLTFSNELISRDEGLHCDFACLMFQYLVNKPSEERVREIIVNAVEIEQEFLTEALPVGLIGMNCVLMKQYIEFVADRLLTELGFSKELTVWNLHLG
- the RRM2B gene encoding ribonucleoside-diphosphate reductase subunit M2 B isoform X3 — protein: MGDPERPEAARPQPEERLSSDPSENGAESDEEPLLRKSSRRFVIFPIQYPDIWKMYKQAQASFWTAEEVDLSKDLPHWNKLKSEEKYFISHILAFFAASDGIVNENLVERFSQEVQVPEARCFYGFQILIENVHSEMYSLLIDTYIRDPKKREFLFNAIETMPYVKKKADWALRWIADRKSTFGERVVAFAAVEGIFFSGSFAAIFWLKKRGLMPGLTFSNELISRDEGLHCDFACLMFQYLVNKPSEERVREIIVNAVEIEQEFLTEALPVGLIGMNCVLMKQYIEFVADRLLTELGFSKVQDPLFC